ATGGCTGAGCTGACGGAACAGCTCCGCGTGCTCGGGATGGCGGGCCGCCAGCTCCTCGCCGCGGGGCATCTCCCAGTCCGCGAAGTCGAAGCCCGGGGCCACCGTGCAGCCGCACAGCGTGTACTCCCCTCGGGGCAGGGCCGCCTGGAGCACCCCGGCCGGGACGAGCACCTGCGGCCTCTCCCCACGCGCGACATCCCGGCCCAGCGTCACCGTCTCCAGCCGGCCCTGGGCTTCATCGAGCAGGTACATCGTCAGCGCGTGCCCGTCGTAGAAGTGCCACAGCTCGGCCGAACTCACCCGGTGCCAGGCGGCGAACGTGCCGCGTGGCAGCAGGTAGTAGATGGCCGTGCC
Above is a window of Cystobacter fuscus DNA encoding:
- a CDS encoding cupin domain-containing protein, which encodes MAYSRPMVDELVRTLGLAPHPEGGFFRETWRSAVTVETPRGTRSVGTAIYYLLPRGTFAAWHRVSSAELWHFYDGHALTMYLLDEAQGRLETVTLGRDVARGERPQVLVPAGVLQAALPRGEYTLCGCTVAPGFDFADWEMPRGEELAARHPEHAELFRQLSHPGASTSGG